ACCatcaaataagaaataaaataaaatactttatttacCGCACATCTTGAAATCAAAATTGATCTCATGATATACATATTATGTTATTACTCATTTGAATAATACTGTATAGTTGTTTGAACATATACCAGCTTTTGGTGCATCACTGCTCCCTGTTGTTTCATAGTGTGGCTCAGACCCTTGGTTTACCAGTTatatttttaatcttctcaATCTACTCCCTTTCCAAGTAGCATACGACTATGGTTCAGTCACTGGCATTATTGTATTTGAAAGTACAGCCGTGTATCTCCTAAATGTTTCTCCCTTCTACATGAGCATTGTATTTTCAACTCTGCTTTACCATATATCAAACGTTCTCGACAATATTGTTGCGTAAGAAAAAGCAATTCAGTTCAAGGGAAAATGGTAAGATGTCATCAAAATGTGGTTTGGGTGCTAGCCTTTTGCCAAGTGATATGTTAACTTTATTCATTTCTAGTTGTGTGCCactgaatgtattcatgttttgtttttctaagacAGTGTGTTAGACAGCTGCCGGTAGTCAGGCAGCAGTTGTAGATGTTTACGATGCTTCAGCGTCTCTGCTTATCTCTGCCTTCGTTTCCTGCTCTGAATTGCTCTAACCTCTTTTTTCCACCATGTCTGTTTTCTATTTCTGCTTTCCAAAACATTTCCATACAGGAGGAAGATGAACTGCAGGTTTGTGCACTGTGTTTCAATTGTTTGCTTCAAATTCAGCTGTTACTAAAGGTGGACTCGCTTCTCGAGAGCTTCCACATGAAAGACAACACATGAAGAGTCATTTGATATGAAGTTAATTTAGCATAGAACATTTCAAGGTTTCAACTCTTGTCGTCCACCTTTATTTACAGCTGTTAGCATCGAAAGTTTCACCCTGTCACGTCTCATCAGTTCATCTTAAGCTGTGTAGCATGAAGTCTGTTTCAGTGCAGACTTGTTCACAGTGACCATGTAGGAAACATGTCATGAAGGAATGCATTCATTCCCATATCTGTGTGTGATGTTGTGGTGGTTTCatattgttgttttctttcttccagGGAGGGCGACTGGTGGCTGGCCCGCTCGCTCACCACAGGAGAGAGCGGCTACATCCCCAGCAACTACGTGGCTCCGTCAGACTCCATTCAGGCTGAAGAGTAAAGTCTAAGAttcgcttcttcacctctgactccaTCTACCACTCACTGTGGCTTTCACCTGAGGAAAACAAATCATCTTTAAATTGAGATATAGTTTTATCTGGCTGCTGCTGAATATTCCTCAAGTGAAATTCAAACTCTTCAGTAATCACTCGCCTGAGTGTTGAGATTCTGTCTCTCCAAACATAAATGTTTGACTTGAATATTCCCAGGCTCATCAGCTGACTCTGTGTTTATCAAGAAGAAATCTTTTGGGAAATATGTTCATCCACTTTCTTGGCAACTCAAATTAAGATTATGGATAATCTGTCTTAATCTGTGTGTTACCAAGATACGTACAAATTAAATTCTGTAATCTCAATTATTAGTCCCtcggagtgagtcagtgaattcCCAGGAGCATTATTCCGCTCGGCCACTGATGTGACAGTCTCTAGTCTCAGAGGTTCACGCTGTTAAAGCATCCACTCTGGTCTCATGGAATGAACACGTTTCCCAAAACCTTCTCACCACTGTTTGCTCACCTGTCTTTGCTGTCCTTTGTCACTCCAATCTTCCAAAACTTCCCATGTCTCAcactctcctccttcttctccagtcAACTCAGACTGACTTTAGAGTCCAGGTAAGCTTCTGGGAAACTTCCTAAAATCATTTCGTTGAGTCTCTTCTGACCGTGTGTGAGTTTGCTGGTTAATCCCCGACTGAGAAGCCGCTGTGGTCTTCCATAGGTGGTACTTTGGGAAAATCACACGTCGTGAATCAGAAAGACTTCTGCTGAATCTGGAGAACAGAAGAGGGACGTTCCTGGTGAGGGAGAGTGAGACCACCAAAGGTAGGTGCAACACCAAAACGCGAGCTCGCCTTCAGGAAATCAAAGGCTTCACTGGGAGAAGACCATGTGTTTAACATTCGGATCAGCAAACAGCACAGAGCCAGATATTTTCAAGGGGCCTCTCTAGATTCCCCTGAGGAGCCAGGGTTTGTGGTTCATCTGTGTAaacacacttcctgttttcttccATGATTCCAGAGCAGATGATCCACTTGGAATGAGCAGAGGGGACACGGCGGAGGGGAGGGCGTTTGGGGGAAACGTAGTGAATGGGTGAGCGCAGTGGAGGTGGGTGAGTGGGTGAGGCAGACAGAATTAGGTCAGCTGAAGACTCTACATGCAGAAGTTCAAACATTTAGAAcaggaggcggaggagaggagggggagtcGTCGCCTTGGGTCTGTGATTCATGGAGCTGGTGACTTGGCTcacactgacatctagtggccaaagagctgaagtgaaaaaacatttgaagtcCACCCCAAAATTCCTAAAAATGTTTCTGACATTAATAATTCACCCGTTCCACAATTtacttttgaaataggtgtttATAAATATGAGGTTtatgatgttatttttatttaaccacgTATGCGTGTTATACAGGTATAGTTGATTTTCAGTGagtgttttttgtgttgtgtcttATGTTGTGTGTGATTCCGGCCCTCAGGTGCCTATTGTCTGTCTGTGCTGGACTACGACAACACCAAAGGGCTGAATGTGAAGCACTACAAGATCAGGAAGCTGGACAGCGGAGGGTTCTACATCACATCTCGCACACAGTTCAGCACCCTGCAGCAGCTGGTCAACCACTACCGCAGTGAGTAGCCACACGCAGCTGTCAGTGTCATCACATGTTGTCATGTCAGTGTTATTCACTCAGTTCTCCAACCGTCCTTTCTCTCCAGAACACGCAGACGGACTCTGTCACTGTCTGACAGACATCTGTCCGGTGTTGAAGCCTCAGACTCAGGGTTTGTCCAAAGATGCCTGGGAGATTCCCAGAGAGTCCCTGCGACTGGATGTGAAGCTCGGACACGGCTGCTTCGGAGAAGTCTGGATGGGTGAGGCCTCTGTCCAGTCTAACTATGGGGCCCCGGAGCGTGCAGCTCATCCGTCCGTCCTTCTGCTTGTCTGCATGTGATCAGGAACGTGGAACGGCACCACACGCGTGGCCATCAAGACGCTGAAGCCGGGCACCATGTCCCCCGAGGCGTTCCTCGAGGAGGCCCAGGTCATGAAGAAGCTGCGGCACGAGAAGCTGGTGCAGCTGTACGCTGTTGTGTCCGAGGAGCCCATCTACATCGTCACAGAGTACATGGCTAAGGGTGAGTGTCCACGTTAGCTTGAGGTTTCCTTTCACGCAGGTCGCCTGAGATGTTTCCACTCACCTTCGTTCCCAtgtcatcttcctcctcaggaAGTTTACTGGACTTCCTTAAAGGGGACATGGGGAAGTTGCTGCGACTCCCTCAGCTGGTGGACATGGCCTCACAGGTCAGGCTTCAGTTTTCAACGTGTTAGTTCTGGGACTGACAGGTTTTCCAAATGTCAGATCGCCTCTGGGATGGCCTACGTGGAGCGCATGAACTATGTGCACAGAGACCTGCGAGCTGCCAACATCCTGGTGGGAGAAAACATGGTCTGCAAGGTGGCTGATTTTGGGCTGGCCCGACTCATCGAGGACAATGAATACACAGCGAGGCAAGGTGAGCTGGTCTGCTGGCTGAAGCGATCTAGTGCACAAAGATCCGATTTGACTTCATGCTGGTTGCCATGATAACGTGTGTCATTTGCATGTTCTTCTAGTCTTACTTCAGTAAGGGTCATATCAAGTCTGTCCTCTCTCTGCAGGAGCCAAGTTTCCCATCAAGTGGACGGCTCCTGAAGCGGCGCTGTACGGACGCTTCACCATCAAATCTGACGTCTGGTCGTTTGGGATCCTGCTGACAGAGCTCGCCACTAAGGGCCGCGTCCCATATCCAGGCAAGTGTCCTCGGTCACGGGTGTGGTGTGGccctcagcctcctcagactCAGGAGTAAGCGCAGTAAGAAGACCGGCCACAGGGTGTTGCTCTTTTGATTTGATGTTCTGATAGTGCATGAATCTGTTCTTCATATTTTCGGCACCAGTGACCCCGACCCAAGCAGCTAGAGAACAGTCCAGAGGTCACTAGTGTCAATAAATATTTGAGGACAGACAGTTGGTGGTGGGTCTTGCATCCATTTTTCATGTTCCCATCTGGTCATCGTGTCTGTGTGGTTGCAGGAATGGTGAACCGGGAGGTGCTGGATCAGGTGGAGCGTGGCTACAGGATGCCGTGCCCGGCAGACTGCCCGGACTCCATGCACGAGATGATGCTGAACTGCTGGaggaaggagccagaggagcgACCCACTTTTGAATACCTGCAGGCTTTCCTGGAGGACTACTTCACCTCCACAGAGCCACAGTACCAGCCAGGGGAGAATCTGTGACCTGTGTCCAGActgcagtctgtgtgtgtgggagagaggtgTGTGACCTCACCGCGGCCCAGTGCAACCTCCAGAACATGTTTTAGTTAAGGGAGACTTCACCCTCCCTTTGTTCATCATCACTTGCTCCTCTTTTTCTCTGTCAACC
This portion of the Synchiropus splendidus isolate RoL2022-P1 chromosome 18, RoL_Sspl_1.0, whole genome shotgun sequence genome encodes:
- the LOC128749315 gene encoding proto-oncogene tyrosine-protein kinase Src isoform X1 — its product is MFSGAAVQAPTQQHRSAGLRSHHDRVSCLDLHFQDSVMGGSKSKPKESGLRARSVDSNLGSGGGTGAHYPNSNKQSTTPNRSSTMEGGLGAPTMSHTPELALFGGVDNNSLASPNRMTLSGGVTTFVALYDYESRTASDLSFRKGERLQIVNNTRKMNCREGDWWLARSLTTGESGYIPSNYVAPSDSIQAEDQLRLTLESRWYFGKITRRESERLLLNLENRRGTFLVRESETTKGAYCLSVLDYDNTKGLNVKHYKIRKLDSGGFYITSRTQFSTLQQLVNHYRKHADGLCHCLTDICPVLKPQTQGLSKDAWEIPRESLRLDVKLGHGCFGEVWMGTWNGTTRVAIKTLKPGTMSPEAFLEEAQVMKKLRHEKLVQLYAVVSEEPIYIVTEYMAKGSLLDFLKGDMGKLLRLPQLVDMASQIASGMAYVERMNYVHRDLRAANILVGENMVCKVADFGLARLIEDNEYTARQGAKFPIKWTAPEAALYGRFTIKSDVWSFGILLTELATKGRVPYPGMVNREVLDQVERGYRMPCPADCPDSMHEMMLNCWRKEPEERPTFEYLQAFLEDYFTSTEPQYQPGENL
- the LOC128749315 gene encoding proto-oncogene tyrosine-protein kinase Src isoform X4, whose amino-acid sequence is MFSGAAVQAPTQQHRSAGLRSHHDRVSCLDLHFQDSVMGGSKSKPKESGLRARSVDSNLGSGGGTGAHYPNSNKQSTTPNRSSTMEGGLGAPTMSHTPELALFGGVDNNSLASPNRMTLSGGVTTFVALYDYESRTASDLSFRKGERLQIVNNTEGDWWLARSLTTGESGYIPSNYVAPSDSIQAEEWYFGKITRRESERLLLNLENRRGTFLVRESETTKGAYCLSVLDYDNTKGLNVKHYKIRKLDSGGFYITSRTQFSTLQQLVNHYRKHADGLCHCLTDICPVLKPQTQGLSKDAWEIPRESLRLDVKLGHGCFGEVWMGTWNGTTRVAIKTLKPGTMSPEAFLEEAQVMKKLRHEKLVQLYAVVSEEPIYIVTEYMAKGSLLDFLKGDMGKLLRLPQLVDMASQIASGMAYVERMNYVHRDLRAANILVGENMVCKVADFGLARLIEDNEYTARQGAKFPIKWTAPEAALYGRFTIKSDVWSFGILLTELATKGRVPYPGMVNREVLDQVERGYRMPCPADCPDSMHEMMLNCWRKEPEERPTFEYLQAFLEDYFTSTEPQYQPGENL
- the LOC128749315 gene encoding proto-oncogene tyrosine-protein kinase Src isoform X2 translates to MFSGAAVQAPTQQHRSAGLRSHHDRVSCLDLHFQDSVMGGSKSKPKESGLRARSVDSNLGSGGGTGAHYPNSNKQSTTPNRSSTMEGGLGAPTMSHTPELALFGGVDNNSLASPNRMTLSGGVTTFVALYDYESRTASDLSFRKGERLQIVNNTEGDWWLARSLTTGESGYIPSNYVAPSDSIQAEDQLRLTLESRWYFGKITRRESERLLLNLENRRGTFLVRESETTKGAYCLSVLDYDNTKGLNVKHYKIRKLDSGGFYITSRTQFSTLQQLVNHYRKHADGLCHCLTDICPVLKPQTQGLSKDAWEIPRESLRLDVKLGHGCFGEVWMGTWNGTTRVAIKTLKPGTMSPEAFLEEAQVMKKLRHEKLVQLYAVVSEEPIYIVTEYMAKGSLLDFLKGDMGKLLRLPQLVDMASQIASGMAYVERMNYVHRDLRAANILVGENMVCKVADFGLARLIEDNEYTARQGAKFPIKWTAPEAALYGRFTIKSDVWSFGILLTELATKGRVPYPGMVNREVLDQVERGYRMPCPADCPDSMHEMMLNCWRKEPEERPTFEYLQAFLEDYFTSTEPQYQPGENL
- the LOC128749315 gene encoding proto-oncogene tyrosine-protein kinase Src isoform X3 — its product is MFSGAAVQAPTQQHRSAGLRSHHDRVSCLDLHFQDSVMGGSKSKPKESGLRARSVDSNLGSGGGTGAHYPNSNKQSTTPNRSSTMEGGLGAPTMSHTPELALFGGVDNNSLASPNRMTLSGGVTTFVALYDYESRTASDLSFRKGERLQIVNNTRKMNCREGDWWLARSLTTGESGYIPSNYVAPSDSIQAEEWYFGKITRRESERLLLNLENRRGTFLVRESETTKGAYCLSVLDYDNTKGLNVKHYKIRKLDSGGFYITSRTQFSTLQQLVNHYRKHADGLCHCLTDICPVLKPQTQGLSKDAWEIPRESLRLDVKLGHGCFGEVWMGTWNGTTRVAIKTLKPGTMSPEAFLEEAQVMKKLRHEKLVQLYAVVSEEPIYIVTEYMAKGSLLDFLKGDMGKLLRLPQLVDMASQIASGMAYVERMNYVHRDLRAANILVGENMVCKVADFGLARLIEDNEYTARQGAKFPIKWTAPEAALYGRFTIKSDVWSFGILLTELATKGRVPYPGMVNREVLDQVERGYRMPCPADCPDSMHEMMLNCWRKEPEERPTFEYLQAFLEDYFTSTEPQYQPGENL